In Numidum massiliense, a single genomic region encodes these proteins:
- a CDS encoding DedA family protein: MIVDWLAQLGVVGLLLAMAAEGSSLPFPGFIVVVTYGFLLYPSLAELVGYALAMSIVYCAASYVPYFVGYRLETAVPKRFRSKLHAAKNVFHRYGLWSIALTRPFGIGNYISYVAGMCRVRAIPYALYTLIGVFPWAFTMLLLGRTFQGNVQAVGQFFNDYQGYLFAALAVAICLYVLYVVCRRGKIKVTDRE, translated from the coding sequence ATGATTGTCGACTGGCTCGCGCAACTCGGAGTCGTAGGGTTGCTCTTGGCGATGGCTGCCGAAGGGTCTTCCCTTCCGTTTCCCGGCTTTATTGTCGTAGTTACGTACGGTTTTTTGCTCTATCCGTCGCTAGCGGAGTTGGTCGGCTACGCGTTAGCGATGAGTATCGTCTACTGTGCGGCGAGTTATGTGCCGTACTTCGTCGGTTACCGCCTAGAGACGGCGGTGCCGAAACGGTTTCGTTCTAAGTTACATGCGGCGAAAAATGTATTTCACCGTTACGGCTTGTGGAGCATTGCGCTCACACGCCCTTTTGGTATTGGTAACTATATTTCTTACGTCGCGGGGATGTGCCGCGTCCGCGCCATTCCGTATGCGTTGTACACGTTAATCGGCGTGTTCCCGTGGGCGTTTACGATGTTGCTGCTCGGGCGCACCTTCCAAGGAAACGTCCAGGCGGTCGGACAGTTTTTTAACGATTACCAGGGCTACTTGTTCGCTGCGCTGGCCGTCGCCATTTGTTTATACGTGCTGTATGTCGTCTGTCGGCGAGGTAAAATAAAGGTGACTGATCGAGAATAG
- a CDS encoding acyl-CoA dehydrogenase family protein: MEQTWFTRTEEERARLSLVRDLSRQFAQTAAKHDRERSFPHEHITALRRAGYVAWTTPKAYGGKEISLYEMLLHQEQLARGDGSTGLAIGWHVGIMLNLRESGFFPQDIFAEVCRSVVAEGALINSCASEPATGSPSRGGKPQTTATRVAGGYRISGRKTFSTLSPELSWILVPATIESDVLGDPQNGKVGDFLLRGDDIEVVETWRALGMRATGSHDIVMNDVFVPEKYLIDTRAASERSRRNADGGGWMLHIPACYLGVALNARDIAVDYAAHYQPNSLTHPIAEVPHVEAKIGEMELQLLTARTFMYDVARRWDEASPQERLSLQPQLAAVKTHATNVALEVVDLAMRIVGARSLSDDFGMERLYRDVRAGLHNPPMDDVTYKLLAKAAVVGVKAEGNVKGNAKANAAPDSDE, encoded by the coding sequence ATGGAACAGACGTGGTTTACTCGCACAGAAGAAGAACGCGCCAGACTTAGCCTCGTACGTGACTTATCGCGCCAGTTTGCGCAAACAGCGGCTAAACACGACCGGGAACGCAGTTTTCCGCACGAACACATCACTGCCTTGCGGCGCGCAGGCTACGTGGCTTGGACGACGCCTAAAGCATACGGAGGAAAAGAAATTTCTTTGTACGAGATGTTGCTTCACCAGGAGCAGCTCGCCCGCGGCGACGGGTCGACGGGGCTGGCGATTGGCTGGCATGTGGGCATTATGCTTAACTTGCGTGAGAGCGGGTTTTTCCCGCAGGACATTTTTGCCGAAGTGTGTCGCTCAGTCGTAGCTGAGGGAGCTTTAATAAACAGTTGTGCATCGGAACCGGCGACAGGCAGCCCGAGTCGCGGTGGGAAGCCGCAGACGACGGCGACGCGCGTCGCTGGCGGGTACCGTATCAGTGGGCGCAAAACGTTCAGTACGCTTAGCCCTGAACTTTCGTGGATTTTGGTGCCGGCAACCATTGAGAGCGATGTGCTTGGCGACCCGCAGAACGGGAAGGTGGGGGACTTTTTGCTGCGTGGGGACGATATTGAAGTCGTGGAGACGTGGCGTGCCCTCGGTATGCGGGCGACGGGTAGTCACGACATCGTCATGAACGACGTGTTTGTCCCGGAAAAATATTTAATTGATACGCGCGCTGCCAGCGAGCGGTCCCGCCGCAACGCGGACGGTGGAGGATGGATGCTGCATATTCCCGCCTGTTATCTAGGCGTTGCACTGAACGCACGCGACATTGCCGTCGATTATGCCGCGCACTACCAGCCGAACAGCTTGACCCATCCGATCGCCGAAGTGCCGCACGTTGAAGCAAAAATCGGCGAGATGGAATTGCAACTGCTCACTGCGCGTACGTTTATGTACGACGTGGCGCGCCGTTGGGACGAAGCGTCGCCACAGGAGAGGCTCTCTTTACAGCCCCAATTAGCGGCCGTAAAAACGCACGCCACGAATGTCGCCCTAGAAGTTGTCGATTTGGCGATGCGCATCGTCGGGGCGCGCAGTTTGTCGGATGATTTTGGGATGGAACGGCTGTATCGCGACGTGCGTGCAGGACTGCACAACCCGCCGATGGACGATGTGACGTATAAACTGCTGGCGAAGGCCGCAGTTGTCGGAGTGAAAGCAGAAGGTAATGTCAAAGGGAATGCCAAAGCGAACGCTGCCCCCGACAGTGACGAATAA
- a CDS encoding helix-turn-helix transcriptional regulator, whose product MTVKNCVKEFRKQKGMTQEQLAEVVQVTRQTVIAIEKQRYEPYVGTALKLAKALDCPVEKLFWIEGEMSNGKR is encoded by the coding sequence ATGACGGTAAAAAACTGTGTAAAGGAGTTCCGCAAACAGAAGGGAATGACGCAAGAGCAACTGGCCGAAGTCGTTCAAGTCACGCGGCAAACGGTAATCGCCATTGAAAAACAACGCTACGAACCTTACGTCGGAACGGCACTAAAGTTAGCTAAAGCGTTAGATTGCCCAGTAGAAAAGTTATTCTGGATCGAAGGGGAAATGTCCAATGGTAAACGTTAA
- a CDS encoding MATE family efflux transporter: protein MEQTFSLRQKARQLFIILLPILVTQLTLYAMNFFDTVMSGHASAADLAGVAIGSSLWVPVFTGLNGILLALTPIVAQFVGAARTERVPFTVQQGVYLALAISVLVIACGALVLQPILNGMDLEDGVRYVALHYLIALACGIVPLFVYTVFRCFIDALGETRVTMVLTLLTLPINIGLNYVLIFGKLGFPRLGGIGAGYASAVTYWCIASFAWYVLRRRQPFATYRLFSKWHNISLAAWKEQLKLGVPIGLAIFFETSIFSAVTLLMSRFRTITIAAHQSALNFASFLYMVPMSVSMALTIAVGFEVGAKRPRDAKTYSYIGIAISLVVAICCALALFIFNEQVAYLYTNEPTVLELTRQFLMYAIFFQLSDAIAAPIQGALRGYKDVNATFALALISYWGVGLPLGYVLATYTSLGAFGYWIGLISGLAAGAVGLLWRLLAIQRRHETLVGGQSSAAKV from the coding sequence ATGGAACAAACCTTTTCGTTGCGCCAAAAGGCGCGCCAGCTCTTTATTATCTTATTGCCAATCTTAGTGACGCAACTTACGTTGTATGCGATGAACTTTTTTGACACGGTCATGTCTGGACACGCGAGTGCCGCTGATTTAGCTGGGGTGGCGATCGGCTCGAGTCTTTGGGTACCTGTCTTTACTGGGCTGAACGGTATTTTGCTCGCGTTGACGCCGATCGTCGCGCAATTTGTCGGCGCGGCACGTACAGAACGCGTCCCTTTCACCGTACAGCAAGGAGTTTACCTCGCCCTCGCGATTTCCGTCCTCGTTATCGCCTGTGGGGCGTTAGTACTGCAACCGATTTTGAACGGAATGGATTTGGAAGACGGCGTACGCTATGTCGCTTTGCACTATCTGATCGCGCTCGCTTGCGGTATCGTCCCGTTGTTTGTGTACACTGTGTTTCGCTGTTTCATTGACGCGCTCGGCGAGACGCGGGTGACGATGGTGTTAACGTTGCTCACTTTGCCGATTAACATCGGCCTCAACTATGTCCTCATTTTCGGTAAGCTCGGTTTTCCGCGTCTCGGCGGCATCGGGGCAGGGTACGCTTCGGCTGTTACTTACTGGTGTATCGCCAGTTTTGCTTGGTATGTCCTGCGGCGCCGGCAGCCGTTTGCCACTTACCGTCTATTTAGTAAGTGGCACAACATCTCGCTCGCCGCGTGGAAAGAGCAGTTAAAACTCGGCGTCCCGATCGGGTTGGCCATTTTTTTTGAGACGAGTATTTTTTCCGCGGTGACGTTATTAATGAGTCGGTTCAGAACGATCACCATCGCGGCGCACCAGTCGGCGTTGAATTTTGCTTCCTTTTTGTACATGGTGCCAATGAGTGTGTCGATGGCGTTGACGATCGCCGTCGGATTCGAGGTCGGCGCCAAACGGCCACGCGACGCCAAAACGTACAGTTACATCGGCATCGCGATTTCGTTAGTCGTGGCGATATGTTGCGCGCTCGCTTTGTTCATTTTTAATGAGCAAGTGGCTTATCTTTACACGAATGAGCCGACCGTGCTGGAACTGACGCGACAGTTTCTTATGTACGCCATATTTTTCCAACTATCGGATGCGATCGCTGCGCCAATCCAAGGGGCGCTGCGTGGCTACAAAGACGTCAACGCGACCTTTGCTTTGGCGCTCATTTCCTATTGGGGCGTCGGGCTGCCGCTCGGCTACGTGTTAGCCACTTATACGTCCCTCGGCGCTTTCGGCTACTGGATCGGTTTAATTTCTGGACTCGCCGCGGGGGCAGTCGGACTGTTGTGGCGGTTACTTGCCATCCAGCGACGGCATGAGACGCTTGTCGGCGGACAGTCTTCTGCGGCAAAGGTTTAG
- a CDS encoding thymidylate synthase, giving the protein MSKSEQEYLELCEQILQNGIKKEDRTGTGTLSIFGHQMRFDLSEGFPLLTTKRVPFRLIVSELLWFIKGDTNIAYLLRHNNNIWNEWAFKKWVESPAYNGPDMRNFGLRVQQNDQFRQQYEIEMAAFKKRILEDEPFAKTYGDLGHVYGQQWRAWKTSAGETIDQLKDVIEAIKHNPTSRRLIVTAWNPEDIPSMALPPCHTLFQFYVSEGKLSCQLYQRSGDVFLGVPFNIASYALLTHLIAHECGLAVGDFIHTLGDAHIYLNHVEQVKLQLSRTPKTLPTLWLNGDVPSVFAFDVPDIRLENYEPHPAIKAPVAV; this is encoded by the coding sequence ATGAGCAAAAGCGAACAAGAGTATTTGGAATTATGCGAGCAAATTTTACAAAATGGTATAAAAAAAGAAGACCGCACAGGGACAGGGACGCTTTCGATTTTCGGGCACCAGATGCGGTTTGATTTAAGCGAAGGCTTCCCCTTACTGACGACGAAGCGAGTCCCGTTCCGGCTCATTGTGAGCGAACTGCTCTGGTTTATTAAAGGTGACACGAACATCGCCTACTTACTGCGTCACAACAACAACATTTGGAACGAGTGGGCATTTAAAAAATGGGTAGAAAGCCCTGCCTACAACGGTCCCGACATGCGCAATTTCGGGTTGCGCGTCCAGCAGAATGACCAGTTTCGCCAGCAGTACGAAATAGAAATGGCGGCCTTCAAAAAGCGCATTCTCGAAGATGAGCCATTTGCAAAAACGTACGGCGATTTAGGTCACGTTTACGGACAACAGTGGCGCGCATGGAAAACGTCGGCCGGCGAGACGATCGATCAATTAAAAGACGTTATCGAAGCGATTAAGCACAACCCGACGTCGCGGCGGCTCATCGTCACGGCATGGAATCCGGAAGACATCCCGAGCATGGCGCTGCCACCTTGCCATACGTTGTTTCAATTTTACGTATCAGAAGGGAAATTATCGTGCCAACTGTACCAGCGAAGTGGGGATGTGTTTTTAGGGGTGCCGTTTAATATCGCCAGTTATGCGTTATTAACGCACCTTATCGCGCACGAGTGCGGCTTGGCCGTCGGCGACTTCATCCACACCCTCGGCGACGCACACATTTACTTAAACCACGTCGAACAGGTGAAATTGCAACTGTCCCGCACGCCAAAAACCCTCCCGACATTGTGGTTAAACGGGGACGTGCCGTCAGTGTTCGCCTTCGATGTGCCTGATATTCGTTTGGAAAACTACGAGCCGCATCCGGCAATCAAGGCTCCCGTTGCGGTGTGA
- a CDS encoding dihydrofolate reductase produces the protein MIVSLIVAMDQNRVIGYNNRLPWHLPRELQYVKKTTMGHPIVMGRKNYESIGRPLPGRRNIVLTRNRTFTAPGCEIAYTVDDVYRMCKGEAEIFIFGGEQIYKLFLPVANKLYLTKIHHSFPGDTFFPEIDTDEWKEVSATQGITDEKNPYTYYFHIYERKNV, from the coding sequence ATGATCGTATCGCTCATCGTCGCCATGGATCAAAACCGAGTCATCGGGTACAACAACCGCTTGCCGTGGCACTTACCGCGGGAATTGCAATACGTGAAGAAGACGACGATGGGACACCCGATCGTCATGGGGCGCAAAAACTACGAATCGATCGGCCGCCCGTTACCCGGCCGGCGTAATATCGTCTTAACGCGCAATCGCACGTTTACCGCACCAGGTTGCGAGATTGCCTACACGGTCGACGACGTTTACCGCATGTGCAAAGGTGAAGCTGAGATATTTATTTTCGGCGGCGAACAAATATACAAGCTATTTTTACCTGTGGCAAACAAACTGTATCTAACGAAGATCCACCACTCCTTCCCAGGGGATACATTTTTCCCCGAGATAGATACGGACGAATGGAAAGAAGTGTCTGCCACCCAAGGCATAACCGATGAAAAAAATCCGTACACGTATTACTTCCACATTTATGAGCGAAAAAACGTGTAA
- a CDS encoding exo-beta-N-acetylmuramidase NamZ family protein, with protein sequence MKVGLDVFLEQRVEQFKGKRIGLVTNMTGVNSALVPTIDLLYAHPDIQLTALYGPEHGIRGDAKEGEEVASSTDPYTGLPVYSLYGATKKPTLEMLDPVDVVVFDLQDIGARYYTFIYTMAHVMEACGEQGKAFVVLDRPNPIGGVQVEGNLLGSEFQSFVGMFPLPNRHGMTIGELALLFKYAFGIACELTVVPLEGWRRDMYYDETGLFWVPPSPNTTGIDMSVLYPGTCLVEGTNLSEGRGTTRPFEYVGAPYVDGYELAKRFNARGVPGVIARPISFVPTYQKHCGVRCEGVQLHVTERRTVQALQTGLKLLETVAELYPQDFAFQPLSEDGRYFFDLLAGTDRLRAHILGGSTEVFLEKCAEEVADFKECALPYTLYR encoded by the coding sequence GTGAAAGTAGGTTTAGACGTATTTTTGGAACAGCGGGTAGAGCAGTTTAAAGGGAAACGGATCGGGCTCGTGACGAATATGACTGGGGTGAACAGTGCGCTCGTCCCGACGATCGATTTGTTGTACGCGCATCCCGACATACAGTTGACGGCGTTGTACGGGCCAGAGCACGGGATCCGCGGCGATGCGAAAGAAGGTGAAGAAGTCGCCTCGTCGACGGACCCGTACACCGGATTGCCCGTGTACAGTTTGTACGGCGCGACAAAAAAGCCGACACTGGAAATGTTGGATCCGGTCGACGTCGTCGTATTCGATTTACAAGACATTGGCGCGCGCTATTACACGTTCATTTATACGATGGCCCATGTCATGGAAGCGTGCGGCGAGCAGGGTAAGGCATTCGTCGTGTTAGACCGACCTAACCCGATTGGCGGCGTGCAAGTTGAGGGTAATTTACTTGGATCTGAATTTCAATCGTTTGTCGGCATGTTTCCGCTGCCGAATCGGCACGGGATGACGATTGGGGAGCTAGCGTTGTTGTTTAAGTACGCGTTCGGGATTGCGTGTGAGCTGACCGTTGTACCGCTGGAGGGATGGCGGCGCGACATGTACTATGACGAGACGGGCCTGTTTTGGGTACCGCCATCTCCGAATACGACCGGGATCGATATGAGTGTGTTGTATCCGGGTACTTGTCTTGTCGAAGGGACGAATTTGTCAGAAGGGCGGGGAACGACGCGGCCGTTCGAATATGTCGGGGCGCCGTACGTCGATGGCTATGAACTGGCGAAGCGGTTTAACGCGCGGGGTGTTCCCGGGGTGATCGCCCGTCCGATCTCCTTCGTGCCGACGTACCAAAAACATTGCGGCGTTCGCTGTGAAGGAGTCCAACTGCACGTCACCGAGCGGCGGACGGTTCAGGCGTTGCAAACGGGCTTGAAGCTATTAGAGACGGTGGCCGAACTGTATCCACAGGATTTCGCCTTCCAACCGCTCAGTGAGGACGGGCGCTACTTTTTTGATTTGCTCGCTGGGACGGACCGCCTCCGCGCGCACATTTTGGGCGGATCGACAGAAGTATTTTTGGAAAAATGTGCCGAGGAAGTGGCAGATTTTAAGGAATGTGCATTGCCGTACACGTTGTACCGCTAG
- a CDS encoding PIG-L deacetylase family protein, whose product MTNEKKSHILAIGGHAGDLDLTAGAVIAKYTQAGHKATFLHLTPGEKGHPTLSPEDYAKQKIEEAHQFAEIVGADVRFLDYKDAELPLNDTVKYEVADVIREVKPDIILTHWKGSIHKDHTNTHHIVEDARFYAALKTINRDLPAHFAPHLYYADNWEDPHDFHPEVFIDIPEEAYDTWVKAMHVYAYARGETSGFPFIEYYKALTIVRGAPAGFKRAQAFAVPRGSLTKRLQFF is encoded by the coding sequence ATGACTAACGAAAAAAAGTCACACATTCTGGCGATTGGCGGTCACGCGGGTGACCTGGACTTAACGGCAGGAGCCGTGATCGCCAAGTACACGCAAGCGGGGCATAAAGCGACGTTTTTACATTTAACCCCAGGGGAAAAAGGGCATCCGACGCTCTCTCCGGAAGACTATGCCAAACAGAAAATTGAAGAGGCACACCAGTTTGCGGAAATTGTCGGCGCCGATGTGCGCTTTTTAGACTACAAAGACGCGGAATTGCCGCTAAACGATACGGTGAAGTACGAAGTCGCCGACGTCATTCGCGAAGTGAAACCGGACATTATTTTGACTCATTGGAAAGGCAGTATCCATAAGGACCATACGAACACGCACCATATCGTGGAAGATGCCCGCTTTTATGCGGCGTTAAAGACGATTAATCGCGATTTGCCCGCCCATTTTGCGCCGCACTTATATTACGCGGACAACTGGGAAGACCCGCACGACTTTCACCCGGAGGTGTTTATCGACATCCCAGAGGAAGCGTATGATACGTGGGTGAAAGCGATGCACGTATATGCCTATGCGCGCGGAGAGACGTCGGGCTTCCCGTTTATCGAATACTATAAAGCGCTAACAATCGTACGTGGGGCGCCTGCTGGTTTCAAACGGGCACAGGCGTTTGCCGTACCGCGGGGGTCACTGACGAAGCGGTTGCAGTTTTTTTAA
- a CDS encoding GNAT family N-acetyltransferase — MGKIAYRTYTPGDEAAIVQLWNDCLPRDPITSKRFRHLVLLDANFDPKGMQLAFAGSELVGCAYGVRRLMPMHGTDLESENGWMPFFFVHPAYRQQRIGTQLFAEVCQFLQANGRKHVFFASYAPNYILPGIDEKTYPEAYQFLLAQQFAVQYSPVAMDRSLVGYEIPQDVQALKKEREAEGYTFRQAADRDLYEVIQFAKDVFNPDWGRAIREGILQGLPLERLLIAREVRELVGFCLYGGYEGFPERFGPFGVDPGQQGKGLGKILLYECLHLMRAESLHGAWFLWTGEKTSAGHLYKRAGFSVTRHFHVMKKLL, encoded by the coding sequence ATGGGGAAGATCGCGTACCGTACGTATACACCAGGGGATGAAGCTGCCATCGTCCAGTTGTGGAACGATTGTTTGCCGCGGGACCCGATCACGTCTAAGCGCTTTCGTCACCTCGTATTGCTCGATGCGAATTTTGATCCGAAGGGGATGCAGTTAGCGTTTGCCGGGAGTGAATTAGTGGGGTGTGCGTACGGTGTAAGGCGGCTAATGCCGATGCACGGCACGGACTTGGAGTCGGAGAACGGGTGGATGCCGTTTTTTTTCGTACACCCGGCGTACCGCCAGCAACGGATCGGGACGCAGTTGTTTGCGGAAGTGTGCCAGTTTTTGCAGGCTAACGGTCGCAAGCACGTGTTTTTTGCTTCGTATGCGCCGAACTACATTTTACCCGGTATCGATGAAAAGACATATCCTGAAGCGTATCAGTTTTTACTCGCGCAGCAGTTTGCGGTGCAGTATTCACCAGTAGCGATGGATCGCTCACTCGTCGGTTACGAGATTCCGCAGGACGTACAGGCGTTGAAAAAAGAGCGGGAAGCGGAAGGGTATACGTTCCGGCAAGCCGCGGATCGCGATTTGTATGAGGTGATTCAATTTGCGAAGGACGTGTTTAACCCTGATTGGGGACGCGCGATTCGCGAAGGGATCTTACAAGGGCTGCCGTTAGAACGCCTGTTAATCGCCCGCGAGGTACGGGAGTTAGTCGGTTTTTGCTTGTATGGGGGTTATGAAGGCTTTCCCGAACGATTCGGTCCGTTCGGTGTCGACCCGGGACAACAAGGGAAAGGGCTCGGCAAAATATTGCTCTACGAATGTTTACATCTTATGCGGGCGGAAAGCTTGCACGGGGCGTGGTTTTTGTGGACGGGCGAAAAGACGTCTGCCGGTCATTTGTATAAGCGAGCAGGATTTTCAGTAACCCGTCACTTTCACGTGATGAAGAAGTTATTATAA
- a CDS encoding ThuA domain-containing protein, whose amino-acid sequence MINVTVWNEHRHEQTNPEVSAIYPNGIHNAIADFLTAEDGLAVRTATLDQPAHGLTADVLDATDVLIWWGHKAHKEVSDTVVAAVQQRVLDGMGLIVLHSGHFSKVFKKLMGTSCDLKWRADGEKERLWVIDPTHPIAAGIGPYIELTEEEMYGEHFDIPAPDELVFISWFAGGEVFRSGCTFRRGNGKIFYFRPGHETHPTYHDPNVQRVIVNAVRWAHRVNRERPRYGWVPPLEPHTPS is encoded by the coding sequence ATGATTAACGTCACTGTATGGAATGAACATCGCCATGAACAGACCAACCCGGAAGTAAGCGCAATTTATCCTAACGGCATTCACAACGCCATCGCCGACTTTCTCACCGCAGAGGATGGCTTAGCTGTGAGAACAGCAACGCTTGACCAACCGGCACACGGTTTGACCGCCGACGTTTTGGACGCTACCGACGTGTTAATTTGGTGGGGACATAAGGCACACAAAGAAGTAAGTGATACGGTCGTCGCCGCTGTGCAGCAGCGCGTCTTGGACGGAATGGGCTTGATCGTCCTCCACTCCGGCCACTTCTCGAAAGTATTTAAAAAGTTGATGGGAACGTCGTGTGATCTAAAGTGGCGTGCAGACGGTGAAAAGGAGCGCCTGTGGGTAATCGACCCGACCCATCCAATCGCTGCTGGCATCGGGCCGTACATCGAACTAACCGAGGAAGAAATGTACGGGGAACACTTCGATATCCCAGCCCCAGACGAACTCGTATTCATAAGCTGGTTTGCCGGCGGAGAAGTATTCCGCAGTGGCTGTACGTTTCGCCGCGGCAACGGCAAAATCTTTTACTTCCGCCCCGGACACGAAACGCACCCGACGTACCACGATCCTAACGTGCAGCGCGTCATTGTAAACGCCGTCAGATGGGCGCACCGCGTCAATCGCGAACGTCCGAGATATGGCTGGGTACCGCCGCTCGAACCGCATACACCGAGTTAA
- a CDS encoding Gfo/Idh/MocA family protein — MQKLKVGVIGCGSIARHRHLPEYAANAQVEIVAVSDPHTDRAAELADKYGATAYTDNTQLLAHPDLAAVSICTPNNVHAPLTVAALNAGKHVLCEKPMATSREEALAMITAAKQNGKKLMIAHNQRFVPSHKKARELIASGAVGKVYSFRTAFGHRGPESWSIDGIQSWFFNKSEAFVGAMGDLGVHKSDLIRYLLGEEVVEVAAFVDTLAKTDTDVDDNAVCVLRMASGAVGTLTASWSYNAGEDNSTVIYGEKATLRLEEDPAHPLIVQYANGEVERHALASIQSNEEGEQHNSGVIDRFVSCICDDSEPAVSGEEGMKSLAVILAALESQEAKAVVCIDVNT; from the coding sequence ATGCAAAAGTTAAAAGTAGGTGTCATCGGGTGCGGCAGTATCGCTAGACACCGCCACTTACCGGAGTATGCAGCCAACGCACAGGTGGAAATTGTCGCCGTCAGCGACCCGCACACCGACCGCGCAGCAGAACTCGCAGACAAATACGGAGCCACCGCGTATACCGACAACACACAGCTGCTCGCGCATCCTGATCTCGCTGCCGTTAGCATTTGTACGCCGAACAACGTCCACGCACCGCTGACGGTAGCGGCTTTGAACGCTGGAAAACACGTGTTGTGTGAAAAGCCGATGGCGACGTCTCGCGAGGAAGCACTCGCAATGATCACCGCCGCGAAACAAAATGGCAAAAAACTGATGATCGCCCACAACCAGCGGTTCGTCCCGTCACACAAAAAAGCGCGGGAGCTTATTGCGAGCGGAGCCGTCGGAAAAGTATACAGTTTTCGCACTGCTTTCGGTCACAGAGGACCGGAAAGTTGGAGCATCGACGGTATACAAAGTTGGTTTTTTAACAAGAGCGAAGCATTTGTCGGCGCCATGGGCGACCTCGGCGTACACAAGTCCGATCTCATCCGTTACTTGCTCGGCGAAGAAGTCGTCGAAGTGGCCGCTTTCGTCGACACGCTAGCGAAAACGGATACAGATGTCGACGACAATGCGGTGTGCGTGCTACGAATGGCAAGCGGTGCGGTCGGCACATTGACCGCCAGCTGGTCGTACAACGCCGGAGAGGACAATTCCACAGTCATTTACGGGGAGAAGGCGACTCTCCGTCTCGAAGAAGATCCCGCACACCCGCTCATCGTGCAGTATGCGAACGGCGAGGTGGAACGCCACGCACTCGCAAGTATCCAGTCGAACGAAGAAGGTGAACAACACAATTCTGGGGTGATCGATCGGTTCGTCTCGTGCATTTGCGACGACAGTGAGCCCGCTGTCAGCGGCGAAGAAGGAATGAAGTCCCTCGCCGTCATTTTGGCAGCACTCGAATCACAAGAGGCGAAAGCAGTCGTGTGCATTGACGTCAACACATAA
- a CDS encoding sugar phosphate isomerase/epimerase family protein, whose product MKLGVFTVLFSDRPFTEMLDDVQSAGLKAVEIGTGGFPGNAHCQLDELLDSAAKRKSYLQEIESRGLTISAFSCHGNPLSPDKTFAQTSHDTFVKTVQLAELLEVPVVNCFSGVAGDCDTAKYPNWPVAPWPNEYGDVLKWQWEEKLIPYWKEWGSYAQDHHVKIGLELHGGFLVHTPYTMLKLREATCEAVGANLDPSHLWWQGIDPVAAIKILGKEQAIHHFHAKDTYVDQDNVNMYGLTDMQPYSNVQTRAWTFRSVGCGHSVQEWSDMMSALRTYGYDYVVSIEHEDPLMSIDEGFMRAVRNLQSVLIEEQPTDMWWA is encoded by the coding sequence ATGAAACTCGGGGTATTTACAGTCCTTTTTTCAGATCGTCCCTTTACAGAAATGCTCGATGACGTGCAAAGCGCCGGTTTAAAGGCAGTTGAAATCGGGACGGGCGGCTTTCCAGGCAACGCCCACTGCCAACTCGACGAGCTGCTCGACAGCGCGGCGAAGCGGAAAAGCTATCTGCAAGAAATCGAGTCGCGCGGGCTGACGATTAGCGCCTTCAGTTGCCACGGCAACCCGCTCTCCCCCGACAAAACGTTCGCGCAAACATCGCACGATACGTTTGTAAAAACGGTACAGCTAGCAGAACTGTTAGAAGTACCAGTCGTCAACTGTTTTTCCGGTGTCGCCGGCGACTGCGACACGGCAAAATATCCGAACTGGCCCGTCGCCCCGTGGCCGAACGAATACGGCGACGTACTTAAGTGGCAGTGGGAAGAGAAATTAATCCCTTACTGGAAAGAGTGGGGGAGTTACGCGCAAGACCACCACGTCAAGATCGGGCTCGAGTTGCACGGCGGTTTCTTAGTCCATACGCCGTACACGATGCTCAAGCTGCGCGAAGCGACGTGTGAAGCTGTCGGGGCAAACCTCGACCCTAGTCATTTGTGGTGGCAAGGGATCGACCCCGTCGCCGCCATAAAAATTCTCGGAAAAGAGCAGGCGATCCACCATTTCCACGCCAAAGATACGTACGTCGACCAAGATAACGTCAACATGTACGGCCTCACTGACATGCAACCGTACAGTAACGTCCAAACGCGGGCGTGGACGTTCCGCTCAGTCGGCTGCGGCCACAGCGTGCAAGAGTGGTCCGACATGATGAGCGCCTTGCGCACGTATGGGTACGACTACGTCGTCAGTATCGAGCACGAAGATCCGCTCATGTCGATCGACGAAGGATTCATGCGCGCCGTGCGCAACTTGCAGTCCGTTCTCATTGAAGAACAGCCGACCGACATGTGGTGGGCGTAG